The nucleotide window TTTTTAAAGAATGCAGACATAAACCTTTAGTCAAACACTGAAAGGACTTTAAacaaagggttagggttaaaactTGAACCTGGACTCAACAAGACAGCCTATATTTGTCTGTTATGTTTGCTCTTAAAGTGCAGTATCACAAGTCCCAACACAATTcacaaaagaaacatttaaaaaacaataaaaacaattcatATCTCAGAGAATATTATCCAATACTGTAATACAAAACACATAGTATTGAATAATACAAAGGATATAAAACAGTGCATAAAGAATGGAAGATTACATGGTTTTGGATTAGCTAGACTATTTAGGGACCACCGTAAGATTTTGAGGAAAAAGATTATGTTTTGAGTTTAGACGTGAAAGCACAAATTGAGGTTGCATCTCTAATTGGGATAGGGAGAGTATTCCATAAGTTGAGGGGGTCTAAACGCTCAGCGTCAGTGTCCCTGCTGAAAGTTTGCTTTCTTAGTGATTGACACTAATAATTCTCTTATCCTCAGGAGTGCCTTGATGACATTGACAGGGCCCTGAAACATGGCTACCCCCCTCATCTGCAACACAAATTACAGGACCGCTCTGCACAATGCCTCCACCACCTCTCCATGTGTCAAAAGGGAAAACTAGATCGTCACCAACCCGCCACGAGGAATCACAAAGGGCTCGACAGAGTAGAAAGGCCAACTGTAAAACCTATCAAGAAGTGTGTTTATAATGGCACCGGTCCCATTGACTGCATTTCTCCTCAAGTTGCTGTAGGCTACAGCCTAGAGAAAGGACGACACTTGGTGGTTACAGACAGAATAGCAGCTGGGGAGGTGATCCTGAAAGATAGGCCATACAGCTGTATCCTTATACCAGGGAAGGAGGAAgcaaaagggaaagaaagagggcaAGACACCTTGTTTGGGACAGAAGACAGGCATTGTCATAGATGTTTGAGTGAAACTGTTTGTCCCGTACCATGTGAGGGATGCAGTTACAGCTGTTACTGTTCAAATGAGTGTCAGCAAGCGGCCTGGGAAGAGCATCACCGCTGGGAGTGTCCGCTCGGAGCAGATCTGGTGCAGATGGGTGTCATGTCACAGCTGGCTCTGAGGGTGACACTAAAGGCAGGAtttaaaaatgtccaaatgGCAAGGGGGGCCATTAGAGACAAGGATAGTGCTTCTAAACCAATCACTGAGCCCAGGCCAACCATTTTAAACAATGACTCTGAGTCCAATAATTCCTTTTCATTACATACAAACGCAGCCGAGCCTTGCGCCTTGTACTACGGTGACTCATACCTCAGCGTCTACCACTTACTGCACCACTTGAGTCGCCACAGCCCTAGTCTGCGTTTCCTGTGTGCAGTTACCGTAGCAACACTCTACCTGAAGCTTAGCAGGGCAGGGCTTCCACCTGCCTCTTGGGACCTCAGGGGATCCTCGGGGGtagacagccaatcacagagctcaGATGACGAGAGTGAAACTGCAGATTGGAGCCCAGGGCATTGGCTGCTGGGAAGTGTAGTTCTGAGGCACATGCTGCAGCTGAGATGTAACGCCCAGGCAGTCACCATGTTCCAAGATACAGGTAACAAGAGAGTATACATCAGCTTTTGCTAATGTTATGTGTGAACCATCACAAGTGTGTCTCATagtcaaaaacaagaaaagactTTGTTCTCCCTCTTAATCTGTGATGTTACAGCAGATGTTACAGTAAATCAGTTGGAAAAGATGTAAAAATTTACTGACAGAATCCAAGATGATTCACCAGACATGAAACTACATTTTGTGGTCAACATCTGATAGTGCCACCAGGCCATGAAGCTCATGTACAAAACCTCAAACAAATACTTAGTGTGCCCATCAAGTAAGAGATGTtgtattttggtgttagattccAAATTTTAGCtatatttttttgcagctttgcaATATTTGTACACACTCATAGATGTAGACTGACCCGTCCTTGGCCATTAGAATAAtgaaagctattaaaatgagtagtattccattcattcattcattcatttacttagTTACTTAACTACTGCTTTTGTAAAAACAGAGCATGCACCATAACATTGCACCAGAGTTAGATATAAGTGAAAGATGCATAAGATGAAGCTAAAAGCCACACTATGTATGTGCAAAGACTACATTCTGTATGTAcatggtatttttttctccaacaaaactctcttctctctcttctatgCACTGGTATTGGGTTTCTCATTTGACATCCTTGAGCTGAACAAGCCATCATTCCACATTTGGTTAACTTGAAATGGGCTGAGCAGTCCCTCCTGGTCAATGCTCTTGTCATCCTTGACTTTCCCTAAGTGGATAATTTTAAATCCGTCTATAACTGTAACCACAGTGGTCAAACTGTCCCCTGGGAAAGAATCGGTGGCAGCATGTTTAATTCTTGTGTCAAAGGTTATGAAAGTTCCTGCACCCCATAATGACGGTCTGACCCTTTCCTCCATCCCACAGGAGTGACAGACTCAGCAGTGCAGTCCAACCGGGAAATACGCATCGCCACAGCAATATTCCCAACCCTTAGTCTTCTGAATCACTCCTGTTGTCCCAACACCAGTCTGGTGTTCAGCACTGGAGCCAATACTGATCCATCTGAACCTGATCAGTCTGACTTTGATGAGGATGTAGCCCGTGGTGTCGTGGTTACAGTCAGAGCAGCCAAAGATATCACTCATGGACAAGAGGTCCTGCATTGTTATGGTAAGAAAAGGATCAGAATTACTTTTAAGTGCCATATACAACAGTCAGACAATGGAGCTATCTTTAAGGACAAAAAAGAAGattcctttcattttgttttcatttaactgATTGACTGTATTTGATTCGATCTAATAATTGCCTGCTCAGCACCACTTGCACTCCAGCCCTACCTGGAAGGGGCTTCCCACTATCTGTGATCTTTCCTTAGATTTGCTTGGGTGCACAAGGAAATTCGCCTGCTCAGGGTTCAGACGCTTGTCAAGACAGTTACACATAAAGAACTGGCACCTTATGTACAGGACAACATTGATCCTTCCATACCAATCTTTGTCCACCATCCTCCAGGTCCCCACAGCAGTAGAATGGCGATCCGTAAACGCCAATgtctcctgcagcagcagtactatttcctgtgtgagtgtgaggcctgctgtctgcagctgcaggaggaggaggaggaggaggaggaggaggaggaggggacagaGGGCAGTTGGCAGGTGCCAGTAATAGGAGCAAGTCAAAATCACTCTGGACTCCAGTGTGGGAAGTGCAATGGCCCTCTCAAAGTGGGTGttcagcattatttttttcatgtaacttTGACTTTCTTTAATTAACTTTACAATTTGCAGTAATTTACAGTCTTAAGCATTGCTTGGCTGAAATGATTACTTTTCCGAGAGACTACAAGATTGTGGTGTAAATGAGAATCTTGATTATTTTGCTggatatcatcattattaatcaTCATTAGTACTGATAATTTCAGGAACATAATTTTTATGTCACTATCTTGATTATTTGCAGCTATGGTAGACAcgataaataaatcaatgctTCAGTTTTTATGAAATGCTAATATTAATTGCGAAAGCTGTATGATATGCTGTATGATTTGCTATAGGCCATATGATTTCAAATAATTGTACACTTGGCAATGAATCTCTGGGTTTCAGAAATGCAGTAAGGACACAGGAACAGGATTTATATGCCCTCAGTCATCTTGCGGTCAGCGTATATCTTACACAGATGTGAGCCGCAGATTACAGGAGGTCAGCGACCACCTTCAGAGGGCCGTGGAGCTCATGGAGAGAGACAAGCCAGGTAGCAGTGAGAAATTATAGCTTTTTTATCAGGCCGTAACATTAATTTTACTATCCACAGTTCTGCATATATAGTAATAAATCATTTGTATGTCTTTGGACATTCTTTAGGACATCCTCATGTTGTCTTGCTCTCCTTCCCCTTCAGACaaggctctgctgctgttgcaaaGAGCAATGTCTCAATCTGGACTCATCCTCTCAGAGATTCATCCACTACAGGGGGAACTGGCAGATGCCATGGCCAGAGCATACGCAGCAATGGGTGAGAAAAGTGACTGTGATTAGTGCACCCTCATTTGCACTTGTGTCACGCTTGTGTCCATCTACCAAGCTATTTCAGCATCTCTTAAAAACAATCAAGAAAGAGCAAACAAACCAATAACTGAATGCTGATTGATTCATTTGGGTTACAAACCTCTGACAAAACTTGGTCTAAGCCAGTTGAGGTATTAAACTTAAGGACATGCAGGATCTTCACACTGTTCTTACTGCCTTATTTCCTTTCTGCTCTTTGCACAGGTGACTGGAACAGTGCAGCCTCCGAGCTGGAGCGTAGTGCTGTTGCCATTGGGTCCCAGTACGGAGAAGACAGTATTGAACTGGGCCGACAGCTCTTTAAATTGGCACAGCTACACTTCAATGGGTGAGTAAGTTAAGCAAACGGAGAGGCAGCTCAATGATGGCCTAAGAAAATATTTCAGGGCGTACTTTCTTGAATGGCTCATATTGTCTATACAGGAAATATGTAATACAATCATAGGATAGCTGTCGTGATTTAGCACATAAAGTTGGATGAATTGTCCCGTATAAGTCCAGAACTGACAGTCCCTCTCATAGTTTCCGCTATATTATAATGTCTATTTATATTACAATTTGATATAACCGTTTTGTATCTTTCTTCCCACTCGTCTGTCCTCTTTTCTCCCAGTGGAGCGGTAGGACCGGCTCTTTGTGTCATTCCCAAGGTCAGACGACtcctctctcttcactgtgGCTCAGACTGCCCTGAGCTAAATGAGCTACAAGCCATGGAGGACTGCCTACGAGGGTGAATTATAGTTTTGATAATGTGTGTAAAGGTTTGTAGTAGTTACATAAATTAAGTTAAATCTAACCATTTGTAAAGACTGTGGACCCTGGACTTTTGAATATGTTTTTGCTTCCCATGTGTGTATTATTGTATGTATACCTGTGTTTATATACAACAATTTGTACACTGATGTGCAGTGTACATTTACTGTTGTAGAGTTAACAGTCAGTTCCATACTGCCAGCAAACGGCCACAGGTATACATATATCAAAGCTCCCTGACCTCTTGGTGTCAGAATTTATCCATCAATAAATTCAATTTCATGCTTGAATGTTATTGCTGCACCAAGTGAGGCCATTGTGCAGCTTCGCCGCCCTCTACTTCCAAATTACTTCTCTAAATGTTATtgaataaaatatgtgcatttgtcATGATCGTGAACCTTTTTGTTTGCTCTGTCTGTAAGGAATTGGTTTATGCTGCAGGAAGACAACAGTCAAGTCTATAGAATCTGCAAGTAGCCATGTGTACATACACGTAAGATAGCTTTCTGACCTTTAGGTGGCAGCAGGTATCCACTGGCAAATTCAATTTCATGCTTGGATGACAGGCAGAAGATGCAGCACTGAATCTTGAGCCTGTCTATCTTCAACTTTCATGTCTTTAAGGGTCTGTACAAGGTATAGTAATCTCTGCAGTCCCTGTTAAAATGTgagtcatgttttatttttaatagtttgttcttgtttttctctgtctcctatCTCCCCACGCAGTAACTATCCCAAGTAATTGTTATATATGGACatggaataaatgtaaatgtaacagaTTCACAGCTAGATAAGGGGCACTGTCAAGATTTCTGTCTGTGCTTCTGTAAAGGTTCACGGTTTGTCCGAGAACAAGAGAAGCTGTTTTGTCGAGCACAAATAACGAATTCTCAATCACAGCTGGAACTCCGAAGGCATCTGCCAATTAGACGTCACCATCAGCTGGAGGCCTGCCAATCAGACAGACGTAGAGGATACACTCAGAAAGTCAAGGTCAGAGACAAACTTGGGGCAGTTGCAGAGGCATCTGGTGAAACCAGATGAGGAGGAGTGTAGTAAATTCAAGGAGTAGTGTGAGAGTCATAAGGAGGAAAAGGCACCACAGGGCATGTTCTCTGATTATGGCGCTCACAAGGTTACTGCAGGACCATGACAATATATCACCACCAGTCAGGAAGTACAGGAGGTCAACTTTAAAGTCATAAGGATATGGAAATGTCGTATAAATTTTTCTGGTTGGACCTTTCTCCGATATTAAAAGGCTTGGCTGGAACTCAATGTATTCAGAAGATATAGAGATTTGCCAAAAGGTTAACGTGGCCATTTTAAAGCACATATGATATTGAAGTCAGTCACCTAGTATATGCTCACTGTTTTAGAGTAACTTTGTGTCCTCTAAGTCAACTtcatatgaaataaaaatagaaataacaTAGGGTTGATTTTACCTCCTGtgctttttttatatttaatactAAATCTTCAGTGTCAATATTAAACCATGTTATGCACatgccaaatgaaaaaaaaataaaaaaaatcagtaatgaaaatgaaaataggtAAACAAAGCCAATGCAAGACACTGATGAGactaaatagaaaaaaatgctgaatcaGTATTTCTGATTATCAGGAATATTCCTTCCTTGCTAGAAATCAGAGAATCAAGACCCTGGCTGAAGTCATGTTTGATGTACGGTCTGGATTTGCTCCACTGgcaatgaatttttaaaattcaaatgagtCTGACACAGTAGCTCTGCTCCCAGCTCAAATCCACAATCCTTCTTCTCAGGAAATCGCACTTGTTGTAATTTGCTGTAGTGAGCTataggctgcattaaaatgacatCTCAGATATTTCCTGTTACAGCAGAAGACAGTTAGAGGCATTCACTGATTCGATTTGAAACGTCCAAGGGGAGAACTTGAGATAACATAACTGACATCGACATAAAGTGACATAGTGCAAGACATGacactgatttttaaaattcagtggCATTCCCCTTTTAAACGCTCTGATGGATGAGTCAcgactgtactgtactgtagatATGAAAAGGCAAAATTTGTCCCCTTTAGCCTGATGGTACAATACCAGTCAGCTCTTgttctgtcagctgtgtttctgtgtaacCTTCCCATCATAGTGGGAAATTACAGTATGTGCTGTAAAGATCCAACTAGCACATAGTGCCCATGTTTtatggaagtttttttttcttcttctctgctacAGGTTAGGCCAAATGTGCATATGTTGCCTGGTCTGGAAATGAGAAAATGGAAGTCCATATTAGAATGGAATAACACTGGTAAATAGAAGATTGTGAGATATGGAGGGTAAAAGGCAGCAGAAGGAAGAAATGGAAGTCATAATGGAATAGAGGataagagacagagtgagatgaCATTAAAGAGCCTGCAGACATATCTAAGGCACTCAAGTATCAGATCACAGTTTTCTCTTTGACTGTCTATTGTcatttgaggtcattttcagAGACTGTGATCTCAGGCTTATCAAATGTCTTGCTATACATAATGCAATCAAAACTGGCCAGACCGCAAACAACAAGAAGCCATCCTGTGTGTATTCTATAACAAGACTTGTGGCACCATCGAGGCAAAACGCCTCCTGTAAATCAGTGGTCATGTTTGCTTTTAGAATGGTACAGGCCCTTCAAGGTAATGGTAACTGACCCTACTTATACAGATTATACAGTTTTAATCACAATAGTGAACTCTGAGTATTATTCTGGTTGTGTAGCTGTAAAGATAAAGCACAGTGGCTATTTTCATACAGTTTTGATAGTAAACAATAAAGCTGCAATCAGACTCAAGGTTTTGAACACCTATCCCGTCAACAGTATGAATGTTGTCCCCTTATAATGAGGGATAATGCCCTGACTTCATCTCAGGTAGTTGACAGCCATGGGTGACCTATGCTGCAGAGTCATATTTTCTGGTGGGAAAACTTGTGATGGAAGGCCGCTATGTGGTCTTTCTTTAATGTGGCCAAAGTCACCTTCTTTGGGACAAGTCCATGAGAGCTACTGGGTGTTATAATTGGCTGCTGTACTAAGAAAGAAAGTATGAACAGCCTTGAGAGGGGGGAAAACCAAAGAGAGGTCCTGCCTTTCACCACTTATCCATCAACGTGCTAACATTCCCTCATGACCCTTTGAAGGATCTTGTGTTCACCTTTACAGGACAAAAGATCCCTCTCGCAGCTCTCCCCGACCATGATAATTATATGGGCCTTTTCTCTTAAAGCTCTGACCCCCACAGGCTCTCCAGTGTCTGCACCCACCTTTAAGTGGATGTGTTTGCTTCGTTATTCTCCTCTATTGCTCCATCTttcaccctcctctctccacagcAGAGGACATCTGATACATGATGCAGACGATGGTAATGTGGCTGGTGCtcgtgtaaaaataaaattcccaTCAGTCTCTCGCACAGGCAAGGTTATTACTGACTATTATGGCAGTATCTAACAGTAAATCATAGTCACTCAGAACTGAATATTTAATACAAGGAAGCAATAAATACTGGCGACACTTTGGAAAGACTTTCGAGTTCTTGATTTCTGTAGGGAGTGGACATAAAAATTTGCTTTATGTTCCTCATTTTTGCTTGTGCTCAtgagctaaaaaaaatcaacatccaAATCATTAGGGTACTGAAAAAAGGCTAGTGGGTTAAATGGGAATCACGTTCTCCGTCTTTGAGAGCTGATGTAATTTCAGCTGCGGAGAGGGGCTTACTAAATTTGGCATGTGTGGATAAAAGGTGTGTACACTGTTGGACAAGGTGAGGGTCAGCTGCGCCAACAGAGCCACCGGCAATCGCTCTCCTGAAACGGTCTGTTCACCTTGCTGGAGTACAGTCACACACTTATGACTAACCGACTTTAACTATGTGTGTGGCGTTTGGATTAACACTACAGTTTAAGGCATTTTGTTGAGATTCGTAAGCAAGGCGGGATGTCGCAACTGGCATATTGTTTAACTCTTGATTATCAGATTTAAACAATTTTGTAAGATTGCATGAATTGTGTTTTCATAGA belongs to Myripristis murdjan chromosome 14, fMyrMur1.1, whole genome shotgun sequence and includes:
- the smyd4 gene encoding protein-lysine N-methyltransferase SMYD4, which translates into the protein MDLPCLQWQHHVAQKWTLLDPELKQYFTSLLGVDDVFKCALSHTTQEDLDFLQSISEGCKRQKDAEEAARCRERGNSSFKSRKYTAAALHYSQGVCFAPQSSEQLSLCYANRSAALYHLQRYQECLDDIDRALKHGYPPHLQHKLQDRSAQCLHHLSMCQKGKLDRHQPATRNHKGLDRVERPTVKPIKKCVYNGTGPIDCISPQVAVGYSLEKGRHLVVTDRIAAGEVILKDRPYSCILIPGKEEAKGKERGQDTLFGTEDRHCHRCLSETVCPVPCEGCSYSCYCSNECQQAAWEEHHRWECPLGADLVQMGVMSQLALRVTLKAGFKNVQMARGAIRDKDSASKPITEPRPTILNNDSESNNSFSLHTNAAEPCALYYGDSYLSVYHLLHHLSRHSPSLRFLCAVTVATLYLKLSRAGLPPASWDLRGSSGVDSQSQSSDDESETADWSPGHWLLGSVVLRHMLQLRCNAQAVTMFQDTGVTDSAVQSNREIRIATAIFPTLSLLNHSCCPNTSLVFSTGANTDPSEPDQSDFDEDVARGVVVTVRAAKDITHGQEVLHCYGPHSSRMAIRKRQCLLQQQYYFLCECEACCLQLQEEEEEEEEEEEGTEGSWQVPVIGASQNHSGLQCGKCNGPLKKCSKDTGTGFICPQSSCGQRISYTDVSRRLQEVSDHLQRAVELMERDKPDKALLLLQRAMSQSGLILSEIHPLQGELADAMARAYAAMGDWNSAASELERSAVAIGSQYGEDSIELGRQLFKLAQLHFNGGAVGPALCVIPKVRRLLSLHCGSDCPELNELQAMEDCLRG